From the genome of Vicia villosa cultivar HV-30 ecotype Madison, WI linkage group LG2, Vvil1.0, whole genome shotgun sequence, one region includes:
- the LOC131647082 gene encoding uncharacterized protein LOC131647082: MEKQKLSEKEKKEESNYSNKTVWDCGSTLYDSFELNSFKHQLDSAINRSLSMSHLPERRVTILQKSSSSSSSSTSVTSRKPYKISRSFQKFIRSVFKSSNDKSNVSSSSNSFTVEEKSSNERFYVVYDKSGSVLSTIPEAPEFEIGSLSPEISSLVKRSASERFTTATIGIVCA; encoded by the coding sequence ATGGAGAAACAGAAACtctcagaaaaagaaaagaaagaagagtcAAATTACAGTAACAAAACTGTGTGGGATTGTGGAAGCACTCTCTATGATTCTTTCGAACTCAACTCCTTCAAACACCAGCTTGACTCAGCCATAAACAGATCACTTTCAATGTCTCATTTACCAGAACGTCGGGTCACAATTCTTCAGAAATCATCTTCTTCGTCGTCTTCTTCTACGTCGGTTACCTCGAGGAAGCCGTACAAGATCTCTCGCTCTTTTCAGAAGTTTATTCGTTCCGTTTTCAAGTCAAGCAATGATAAATCCAACGTTTCTTCAAGCAGCAATAGTTTCACAGTGGAAGAAAAATCTTCTAATGAGCGTTTCTACGTGGTTTATGATAAATCTGGATCGGTTCTTTCTACTATACCAGAAGCTCCTGAATTTGAGATTGGTTCTCTTTCGCCGGAGATTTCTTCTTTGGTTAAAAGGTCTGCTTCGGAGCGGTTCACGACCGCCACAATTGGTATTGTGTGTgcttaa